AGGGTTTGCTCGCCCATACATCTCTATATTTGTGTACTAACATAGAGGAAAAAAATTAAACCCTCGCCCTTGTAACATCATAATCAAGAAAGTTTGTCAAGGGTATGAATGCCCTTTTTTTCAGAGCTGAGAGAATGTCCAAGAGTGCGATCGCCCCTTTCAATATATAAAAAACCTAACAAATGGAAAAACTCATCAAGTTAAAAATCTCCCAATTAGAGGAAAATGGTGAGGTTTATTACCTCGCTACCAGTCCAGATGTTCAAGGTTTGGTAGCTCAGGGTAGTAGTATTGAGGAAACGATTGAAATCGCTGAAGATTTGGCTAAGATCCTACTTAAAATTAAAGCAGAACGTTCAACAAGCTGATATTGATGTAGATATCTTCTTAAATGCTTAATAAGAGTCAAAGATCTGAGGGAATATCAAAGAGTGAGCGATCGCCT
This genomic stretch from Gloeocapsa sp. PCC 73106 harbors:
- a CDS encoding type II toxin-antitoxin system HicB family antitoxin; the encoded protein is MEKLIKLKISQLEENGEVYYLATSPDVQGLVAQGSSIEETIEIAEDLAKILLKIKAERSTS